A single Corvus hawaiiensis isolate bCorHaw1 chromosome 26, bCorHaw1.pri.cur, whole genome shotgun sequence DNA region contains:
- the CRH gene encoding corticoliberin isoform X1 — MRCPALSGAERGVPRDTGNCPGRTRSGEVGNGRSNPAARGESRPAKGPPRSPSPRVGEEARVENTRGLSAGAQPSLVPGSRCRRSPEPPRGAVPRACSAESGRLDGAGGRAGVWAPIMKIPLLVSTGILLVALLPCQECRALSKSPAPAPGALHQPDFFQQQQQQQQQTLPVLLRMGEEYFLRLGNLHKRPVGSFSASSSSTSHLHPEASASNFFRAAVQQLQQLPERSPGSREEGEAEGEAVEREKRSEEPPISLDLTFHLLREVLEMARAEQLAQQAHSNRKLMEIIGK; from the exons ATGCGCTGCCCTGCGCTGAGCGGGGCTGAGCGCGGTGTCCCGCGGGATACGGGGAACTGTCCTGGCCGGACAAGGAGTGGGGAGGTGGGGAACGGGCGCTCGAACCCCGCAGCTCGTGGGGAGAGCCGCCCCGCCAAAGGCCCCCCACGTTCCCCCTCGCCCCGGGTGGGTGAAGAGGCGCGGGTCGAGAACACGCGTGGACTCTCCgcaggggctcagcccagcctggTCCCCGGGAGCCGCTGCCGGCGCAGCCCGGAGCCGCCCCGCGGGGCTGTTCCGCGGGCTTGTTCTGCGGAGAGCGGCCGCCTCGACGGCGCGGGTGGACGGGCCGGG GTTTGGGCCCCGATCATGAAGATCCCGCTGCTGGTCTCCACGGGAATCCTGCTGGTcgccctcctgccctgccaggagTGCAGAGCTCTCAGCAAGAGCCCGGCACCCGCCCCCGGGGCTCTGCACCAGCCAGATTTCTTccagcaacaacagcagcagcagcagcaaactctGCCCGTCCTGCTCCGCATGGGAGAAGAGTATTTCCTGCGCCTGGGCAACCTTCACAAGAGACCCGTTGGCTCTTTCTCcgcctcctccagcagcaccagccaccTACACCCCGAAGCCTCCGCCAGCAACTTTTTCCGGGCGGCGGTtcaacagctgcagcagctgcccgAGCGCTCGCCGGGAAGCCGAGAGGAGGGCGAAGCCGAGGGTGAGGCCGTGGAAAGGGAGAAGCGATCCGAGGAGCCCCCTATTTCTCTGGATCTGACTTTCCACCTCCTGCGAGAAGTCTTGGAGATGGCCCGAGCCGAGCAGTTAGCGCAGCAAGCTCACAGCAACAGGAAACTGATGGAGATAATCGGGAAGTGA
- the CRH gene encoding corticoliberin isoform X2, which translates to MKIPLLVSTGILLVALLPCQECRALSKSPAPAPGALHQPDFFQQQQQQQQQTLPVLLRMGEEYFLRLGNLHKRPVGSFSASSSSTSHLHPEASASNFFRAAVQQLQQLPERSPGSREEGEAEGEAVEREKRSEEPPISLDLTFHLLREVLEMARAEQLAQQAHSNRKLMEIIGK; encoded by the coding sequence ATGAAGATCCCGCTGCTGGTCTCCACGGGAATCCTGCTGGTcgccctcctgccctgccaggagTGCAGAGCTCTCAGCAAGAGCCCGGCACCCGCCCCCGGGGCTCTGCACCAGCCAGATTTCTTccagcaacaacagcagcagcagcagcaaactctGCCCGTCCTGCTCCGCATGGGAGAAGAGTATTTCCTGCGCCTGGGCAACCTTCACAAGAGACCCGTTGGCTCTTTCTCcgcctcctccagcagcaccagccaccTACACCCCGAAGCCTCCGCCAGCAACTTTTTCCGGGCGGCGGTtcaacagctgcagcagctgcccgAGCGCTCGCCGGGAAGCCGAGAGGAGGGCGAAGCCGAGGGTGAGGCCGTGGAAAGGGAGAAGCGATCCGAGGAGCCCCCTATTTCTCTGGATCTGACTTTCCACCTCCTGCGAGAAGTCTTGGAGATGGCCCGAGCCGAGCAGTTAGCGCAGCAAGCTCACAGCAACAGGAAACTGATGGAGATAATCGGGAAGTGA